From one Triticum urartu cultivar G1812 chromosome 3, Tu2.1, whole genome shotgun sequence genomic stretch:
- the LOC125548296 gene encoding putative cytochrome c biosynthesis ccmC-like mitochondrial protein, with protein sequence MSVSLLQPYFFMSKTKSYAQILIGSRLFLIAMAIHLSLRVAPPDLQQGENSRISYLHVPAARMSIVIYIATAINSSLFPLTKHPLFLHSSGTGTEVGAFSTLFTLVTGGFQGRPMWCTFQVWNSRLTFVFIVFLIYLGALHFQKLPVEPAPISIRVGPIDIPIIKSPVNWWNTSHQPGSISRSGTSIHVPMPIPILSNFANLPFSTCILFVLETRLPIPSFPESPLTEEIEA encoded by the coding sequence ATGTCAGTTTCGTTATTACAACCTTATTTTTTTATGTCAAAGACAAAAAGCTACGCGCAAATTCTCATTGGATCTCGGTTGTTCTTAATAGCGATGGCTATTCATTTAAGTCTTCGGGTAGCACCACCAGATCTTCAACAAGGTGAAAATTCTCGTATTTCATATCTACATGTTCCTGCGGCTCGGATGAGTATAGTTATTTATATCGCGACAGCTATAAACAGTTCCTTGTTCCCATTAACAAAACATCCCCTTTTTCTTCACTCTTCCGGAACCGGTACAGAAGTTGGTGCTTTTTCTACTTTGTTTACGTTAGTGACTGGGGGGTTTCAGGGAAGGCCTATGTGGTGTACCTTTCAGGTGTGGAATTCTCGTTTAACTTTTGTATTCATCGTGTTCCTTATTTACTTGGGTGCACTGCATTTTCAAAAGCTTCCTGTCGAACCGGCTCCTATTTCAATCCGTGTTGGACCGATCGATATACCAATAATAAAGTCTCCAGTCAACTGGTGGAATACATCGCATCAACCTGGGAGCATTAGCCGATCTGGTACATCAATACATGTTCCTATGCCCATTCCAATCTTGTCTAACTTTGCTAACCTCCCGTTCTCTACCTGTATCTTGTTCGTTCTGGAAACACGTCTTCCTATTCCATCTTTTCCCGAATCTCCCTTAACGGAAGAAATAGAAGCTTGA
- the LOC125548297 gene encoding NADH-ubiquinone oxidoreductase chain 1-like — protein MAFVKHRKGPDIVGSFGLLQPLADGLKLILKEPISPSSANFSLFRMAPVATFMLSLVAWAVVPFDYGMVLSDPNIGLLYLFAISSLGVYGIIIAGWSSKTGGGRSVAYDIRTNWSKMGLCRRC, from the coding sequence ATGGCTTTTGTGAAACATCGAAAGGGTCCTGATATAGTGGGATCATTCGGATTGTTACAACCTCTAGCAGATGGTCTGAAATTGATTCTAAAAGAACCTATTTCACCAAGTAGTGCTAATTTCTCCCTTTTTAGAATGGCTCCAGTGGCTACATTTATGTTAAGTCTGGTCGCTTGGGCCGTTGTACCTTTTGATTATGGTATGGTATTGTCAGATCCGAACATAGGGCTACTTTATTTGTTTGCCATATCTTCGCTAGGTGTTTATGGAATAATTATAGCAGGTTGGTCTAGTAAGACGGGGGGCGGCCGTTCGGTCGCCTATGATATACGGACCAATTGGTCCAAAATGGGTTTGTGCCGCAGGTGTTGA
- the LOC125546798 gene encoding nuclear localization sequence-binding protein-like — protein sequence MIQERANYKSLGPTDILERLNTHEFQLAEKRDLYGSSYGRTRALKAKAVSESEDEDSGSSLGDPEELSHDLALLVKKFQKFSRRGRLGRPSRSSDSSSSDYKRRLCHKCKKPGHYIQDCPQWEKESKKKKYKDYSSDDAKKNKKSTKSSSSKSSRPSYHKKSSSKKARAFIGKEMDSEAESEENEEEESSKESESGVASLALATAFVGKSIFNTEENNLTNKADEGVDDYAPTYCFMAKGAKVLNYTSSESSENESDENLKPSYSKLAKIAGAEG from the exons atgatacaagaacgtgctaaTTACAAGTCACTTGGTCCCACTGATATTCTCGAAaggctaaacactcatgagttccaacttgctgaaaagagagatctctatggttcaagctatggcagaacacgtgcactgaaggccaaggcagtatctgagtccgaagatgaagactctggtagcagccttggtgatcctgaagaactaagccatgatctggctctgcttgtgaagaagttccaaaagttctcaagacgtggtcgccttggaagaccctcaaggagcagtgattcctcatccagtgactacaagaggaggctttgccacaaatgcaagaagcctggacattacattcaagattgtcctcaatgggaaaaggaatcaaagaagaagaaatacaaggattacagttctgatgatgcaaagaaaaataagaaatccacaaaatcctcatcatcaaaatcctcaaggccttcatatcacaagaagagcagctccaagaaggctagggcattcattggcaaggaaatggactctgaggctgaatctgaagaaaatgaggaagaggagtcatctaaggagtccgaatccggagtggcgagcctagctctcgctactgcattcgtcggcaagtctatcttcaacactgaagaaaataacctcaccaacaaagctgatgaaggggttgatgactacgctcccacctattgcttcatggcaaagggtgccaaggtactcaactatacctcatctgaatcaagtgagaatgaatctgatgaaaatcttaagcccagctattctaaacttgctaagattgct GGGGCCGAGGGCTAA